From one Bombus huntii isolate Logan2020A chromosome 17, iyBomHunt1.1, whole genome shotgun sequence genomic stretch:
- the LOC126875121 gene encoding putative fatty acyl-CoA reductase CG5065 — protein MDTINKETNENGINKELNKTSSLEEFYAGSGILVTGATGFVGKGLLEKLIRICPRIAAIFILIRPKTTETIEQRFKKLIDDPIYDDIKAKHPSALNKVYPVNGDVSLPDLGLSREDRSMLSEKVNIVFHAAATVRFNEPLHVAVNVNTKGTDRIIELWNELKHPISFVHVSTAFSNANLHEIGEKVYTTSLKPSEVIDICDQFDKTSIIEIEKKILKTYPNTYTFSKNLAEQIVASKCKGLPVAIVRPSIIGASLEEPCPGWIENISGFTGTFLLISRGCATAIQGRRDARLDVVPVDFVVDMIICTAWHVTLHRDHEVKVYNCTSNACPFKWGQMRDAIVKCSTETPLNDTLWYPGCPMIANRYIYQVRSIIPHVLPAFVIDIFLRLRGSKPIMMKLLLNGNKLFTMAAYFVMHEWTFQRDNCSDLVRKVKMLNDGDMVKLDLRAMNWEKYVAIYQMGVRKFILKQEFKSAARQRLSRLYWIHQITKMSGIMILLWIVYRIVY, from the exons ATGGATACAATcaataaagaaacaaatgaaaatggAATCAATAAAGAACTGAATAAGACGAGTTCTCTCGAGGAATTCTACGCCGGTAGTGGAATTCTTGTGACAGGAGCAACCGGTTTCGTTGGGAAAGGTCTCCTGGAAAAACTGATCCGCATATGTCCACGCATCGCTGCCATTTTTATACTAATTCGTCCAAAAACTACCGAAACGATAGAACAACGATTTAAGAAGCTCATAGATGATCCC ATTTACGATGACATCAAAGCAAAACACCCTTCAGCTTTGAACAAGGTTTATCCCGTAAATGGTGACGTGAGTCTGCCAGATTTAGGTCTTTCGCGAGAAGATAGAAGTATGTTGTCAGAGAAAGTAAATATAGTGTTTCACGCCGCGGCCACTGTGAGATTCAACGAGCCATTACACGTGGCTGTTAATGTGAATACGAAAGGTACAGATCGTATCATCGAACTTTGGAACGAACTAAAGCATCCAATTAGCTTCGTCCACGTCAGCACAGCTTTTAGTAATGCTAATCTACATGAGATTGGGGAAAAAGTTTATAC TACGAGCTTGAAACCTTCGGAGGTGATCGATATATGTGACCAATTCGACAAAACGTCCATcatcgaaatagaaaaaaagattttaaaaacTTATCCAAACACATACACATTCAGTAAGAATTTAGCAGAGCAGATTGTAGCAAGCAAGTGCAAAGGTCTACCAGTTGCGATAGTGCGGCCAAGCATAATTGGTGCTTCTCTGGAAGAACCATGTCCTGGTTGGATAGAGAATATTTCTGGATTTACAG GTACCTTTCTGCTAATCAGCAGAGGATGTGCAACAGCGATACAAGGTAGGAGAGATGCAAGATTGGATGTAGTGCCTGTGGATTTCGTAGTCGACATGATAATATGTACTGCATGGCATGTCACGTTACATAGAGATCATGAAGTTAAAGTTTACAACTGCACGAGTAACGCATGCCcttttaa ATGGGGTCAGATGAGAGATGCCATTGTGAAATGTAGCACAGAAACGCCACTGAACGATACGCTATGGTACCCGGGTTGTCCAATGATAGCTAATAGATATATTTACCAGGTTCGGAGTATAATTCCGCATGTTTTGCCTGCGTTCGTcatagatatatttttaagaCTCCGAGGTAGTAAACCAAT AATGATGAAACTTCTCCTAAATGGCAATAAGCTGTTTACAATGGCAGCATATTTCGTCATGCACGAATGGACTTTCCAAAGGGATAACTGTTCTGACTTAGTGAGAAAAGTGAAAATGTTGAACGACGGCGATATGGTCAAACTAGATTTACGGGCTATGAATTGGGAGAAGTATGTTGCAATTTACCAAATGGGAGTTAGGAAATTTATTCTGAAACAAGAGTTTAAGTCAGCAGCCCGACAACGGTTATCAAG GTTGTACTGGATACACCAGATCACTAAAATGTCCGGTATAATGATCTTACTATGGATAGTATACCGTATCGTGTACTGA